The Etheostoma cragini isolate CJK2018 chromosome 10, CSU_Ecrag_1.0, whole genome shotgun sequence nucleotide sequence TGTTCGGATTGATAATCGTATTACACACAAACTCCACTCACACATACTGTCTTCACACAGACAGTGTACTATAGATTATCACCGTTAACTTTGGAGGACAGCTCTAAGGAAAATGTGTCCCTGCCATAGTACTTTGTGCCTTGTTAGCAAATAATTAATCAGtatctttgtcttttcttcaaAGTACAATGTGAAAGGCCCAACCTTTAATCCTGTTGGATATACCTGACCGGTCAAAGGTTtcgggtcacttacaaatttccatacctctccattatagacagaataccagctgatctgagtgggtggctgatctttaatgcaatatctacattgcccattatcagcaaccattcttccaatgttccaaagacaCATTCTGTCTACtaacatatcatttttttaaactgagaaaacattggagaacccttttgcaatcaTGTAAGAACATGATGTAATCTAAAAACTGCAGCcctagttaaaaaaagacaatgcaaCTAATCTCAGCTGGTTTTCTGTGTATAATGGAGTGCAAAtgtctaagtgaccccaaacctttgaccagtagtgtataaATCTTAGGTATATTAAACATGTATAATGTAATACATTGACTTACAgttgaaaaggtttttattacCAGAGAGATCGGCATCAGAacatttggtgttttaaaataCCTGAACATTTCATAGTGCTGTTAAGGTTCTTATCCTGTGTTGAATTTGGGTGGTGCAGTTGGAGCAACAGATTTAGTTAAATCACTGGACTGCCTTTAAATGCTTTCATATTTCCCCAGTGAGTTGCGGAAGCACAATGGCATCTTTCTAGTTTGCCTTTTTTCCTCTGCCTGTCCTTTTCACAGACATTCCCTTGAGTGAACATGAGTTTGCTCCTTAGCACAGATTCAAATGCATTCCGACTCATATCTTGGTGATTTTActtgtgtgcatgcatcttTTGTTGAAAAGATGGATAAATTCTTGTTGTGAGCTTGGCATGAGGTTGATATCACTCTCTGAAATCACAAAATCTACAATTAAACCagcaacattttggtcacttaaTTTATTTCCTTTCAATTTAGCTTAGTAGACAAACAGTAGTTAAACATTATAATCAGAATGGACGTCTTCTCCTGGTGTCGGTAGTGGGGAAAGGGAAATACAGTGGAggcatttggttttatttttaactttcacagtatttaatAGACGTAGCTGGCCGTGTACAGAGACTGCATGGAGGCCTGGTCAGCTGAGCCGGAGGGCTTGTACTCTCCTTTGGCAGCCAGGCCATTGATCTGAAGAGAGCAACAGAGGGAGAAAGTTCATATCTGAGTGTTAATGATCAGCCTGGGCCACATTAGTGCGGTACTGAATAGacaaaactctttaaaaaaaaaaaaaatcaatcatttaCCCATCAGTATCAAGTTAGATAATACAAAGTAAGAATCATTTAGGAGCTAGTTTTACAAATTGATAAGTGGGTATAATGTATTAGTGTTTACTGAGTATTAGTCATGCCCACTGAGACTAACCTTGGCCCTGGTGCAGAATGCTTCCTGTGCGGCTGCCTTGTTGGCAGCTTTGCCCTGCCAGGCTGCAAGAGCAGAGGCCTGGAGTGCACGGCCGTAAGAGAAGGTCAGCTTCCAGGGGCGATGGAGGGGCACCTGGTTGATGGCGTTCAGGTTGCGGGACGCCTCCTCCTCACTCTGGCCTCCAGACAGGAAACAGATGCCTGGAAAGCCAAAGCAGGATACCACTGAGAAACTCAGCCATctgcgctttttttttttttaaacttgtttggTAGGAAGAGGAAAGTTAGGATCATGACACTCACCAGGCACAGAAGCCGGGACGGTGCGCCTCAGAGCGGTCACAGTGGCCATGCCAACCTCCTGAGGGGTGAACTTCTTAGTGCAGGACTGTCCGGCAGTGACCATGTTGGGCTTCAGCAGAGTGCCCTCCAGGTACACGTGGTGATCGGACAGAGCCTTGTACACAGCAGCCAGAACCTAAATCATGGGAGAGGCAGAGTCATTACTACACACGCTTTAAAACATCTGATGGGAAAATAACAGCTGGTAGTTTGGCCAAAAATTGCCAAAAATTGACGAACAAACCTTTTCTGTGACATACTGGCAGCGCAGCAGGTCATGGTCTCCGTCAGGCAGGATCTCTGGCTCCACAATAGGCACCAGGCCATTCTGGTGGAGAAcataaatgtcatttaaaaattcCCGCCAACATTTTTGATTGTCATTTCTATAGTGACTATGGCTGCACACACCTGTTGGCA carries:
- the aldob gene encoding fructose-bisphosphate aldolase B, with the translated sequence MTHQFPSLSPEQKKELSDIAQRIVAPGKGILAADESTGTMGKRLQKINVENNEENRRYFRNLLFSADPLISNCVGGVIFFHETLYQKSDSGKLFPQVIKDQGIVVGIKVDKGTAGLNGTDGETTTQGLDGLSERCAQYKKDGCDFAKWRCVLKISDSCPSALAIAENANVLARYASICQQNGLVPIVEPEILPDGDHDLLRCQYVTEKVLAAVYKALSDHHVYLEGTLLKPNMVTAGQSCTKKFTPQEVGMATVTALRRTVPASVPGICFLSGGQSEEEASRNLNAINQVPLHRPWKLTFSYGRALQASALAAWQGKAANKAAAQEAFCTRAKINGLAAKGEYKPSGSADQASMQSLYTASYVY